atcattcttctgcatgtagacatccagttagaccatttgttaaagatgcttttttttccgttgtatatttctgtcttttttatcAATCAACCTCTCTAacctcttttttttaagacagagtttctctgtagattTGAAACCAAATTGCATACATACAGAGAAATTGGACAACCTTGTGgttttcctgattttaatggaaatgctttgagtttctctccatttaatttgatgttgactaaaGGCCTTCTGTATACTTTTTGTTATATTTacatatgttccttgtatccctaatatCCCTTTATCATGAAGAATTTTTAGATTAATTTCAAAAGCTTTTTTAGCATTTAATAAGAAAATTATGTGGAATTTTTTCAGAagtatatggtagattacattaacagattttcatatgttaaaacACCCATACATCTCTGTGATGGAGCCTACTTGATCactgtggatgatctttttgatgtgttcttggatacAGTTTGCTAGTATTTAATGGAAtattttgcattaatgttcatgagaaAGATTGGCCTAGAATCTACTGACTGtacttttttctttgagaaactTTAATGGAGAacttctgtttccttaggggATATAGGGCTGTTTATATTGTTTATCTGACCTTGATTTTACTTTGGAAAGTGgtaaataatgagaaaattattcatttcttttggatttttcagTGTTGTGGATTACAGGTTCTTAATGTGTGCCCTAGTGATGTCTTTGTTATCTtagatgtctgttgttatgtcccacatttcatttctaattttgataatttgtatattctctgcctgccttttAGATAGTTTGGATGAGGTGGTGTAGCTGAAAGGTTTTCCCAGCCCAGCCCCATGAAACCCACAGCCACTTCTAAAATGatcacttaaactcagcccatatcCGTGAATCTTTTTGTTGCCATgtgctctgtggctttacctgtgtgccattacatgctgcttcccgGAAATTCAGGCCgtcatctcctgactcaaccttcctcttcccagaattatccttctctgcttcttctgcctgcctggctactggccaatcagcatttatttatcaaacaataggagcaacacatattcacagcttaacgaacatcccacagcaaagtagTGTCCATTCTGTTGATTATCTCAAAGAATgaactcttcattttattgattctttgaattattttcttggtttctctgttgttgatttcagccctcagttagATTTCCTGATGTCTTGGAtgtgtttgctattttttttgttctagatcgttcaggtgtgctgttaagttgctaatatgagatctctttaatttatatatgtaggCACTTAAAGTTatgaaaaaaaagttgaaaaaaaattcatgaggtactgagaagaggGTTTATTCTTAAGTATTTGGGTGATATGTGATGTGGATAGCTATTATGTTCATTCGGGACACGATGTCTATAggtccagtatttctctgtttactttcctccaacaagaccacagcaacccaacaaggccacccctcctaatagCCCAATCCATTTCAGGCCATtgcctttcaaatcaccacataagtctattttgttttgtaatagAATGGATAACACAGATGCTTCTTACATCCATTTGCTTAGAAATGCTTTGGCCAGTGCTTTATTCTGAGATAATTAGGTGATGTTTACCGTCGATATTAGgggtgtttcttgtatgcaacggAAGGATGGGTGCTGTTTTCACACTATTCTGCTACTCTGGATCTTTTCATCGAGGAATTGTGTCCATTGATAATGAAAAagattaatgaccaatgattgttaattcctgatattttggtggtggtaggggtagtctctctctttctctctctctctctcactctctctctctctctctcaatatatagatatatataattatatatatatatatatatatatatatatatataatctttctttctctctctctctctgtgagtgtgtgtgtgagtgtgtgtgtgtgtgtgtgtgtgtgtgtgtgtgtgtgtgttggcaagtACATGAACACATATGTTCTTTCATGATTTGCCTTTACTAGTTTGAAATTGTTTATATcctctttttacatgggtgtagtTAGTGTTATTGGGATGAAAATGTCTTTCTAGtatttctgtagggctggatgtAGAGACAGATATTGTTAAAATTTCACTTTATCTTGGAATATGTTGCTTTTCCCAtgtatggtgattgaaagctttgctggatGGTAGGTCAAGAAGGGAAGCAGTATATTGAGTGTTGGGAAACTGAACCTATTGAGTTGGAGAGTTACGCATGCTGGAGGGCAGCCTCTCTGTTCTTATTACTGATGGTGGCCTTCACCTGTTCTTAAGACCATTCTGGCATGTCCATGAGCAGCAGATTCTGACCAGGTTTTGTTGGTGGTTTCTTATACTTCTGTAATTAAAAACACTCTAGAATTATTCATCATGGGGTTTATAGGTCTcctaattttgtgttttcttcttgagTCTCACCATTGTTCTCTGTAATGTTTTACATCTCTGATTTTAATTGTTATGCTCTTACACTTGGGTGCCTGTAAACTAATAATATGAACTCCTCAACCATGTAGTCCAAATGAGTCCAAATCCACcggaaatacaaataaacaagttGCTTTGCTATACTAGACTCCCAATATTTCACATAAAATGAGACGTGAAATGATGGAGGAACTATATATTAGCCTCTAGCTTATCACACTAGTGTAGAAAAATGAGCCTCTATAACCTCTgtgaataaaaatgtttacaaagtACTTAAGTACTTAAGGGGCAAAGTAGTTCAAAAGACTCATTCCTCATCATTGTTAGAGATCTTCTCAATTCTGTGGTCCTGGGGGCTATCTCTCCATCATCCATGAGTTTTGGAATATTCATGATATACTTATAATCTGAATATTGTTACATTTCTAGAGTTGGAGAATCAAGAGCTGCCATTTTCTACTTCCTTGGAGGCATCAATATTGATCTATCATCTCAATCTCATTGATCTTTCCTGTTATACTTCTggtgtaatttctttttaaattataatattttcatgatTAAATTTACTTCATGATTCCAAACTCAAAATTCTCAGCTAGAATATCTTAACATGAAagacatatcatatatatatatataatgttggATAACACTTACAATCTttgtgttagggtttctattgctatttgaagagacaccatgaccatggaaattcTAAtaaagggagatatctgattggGGCAGATGTACAGTTTAGAGTTTTAGTCCACTAAAATCATGGTAGAAAACCTAGAAGTGTAGGCAGTCATGATGATGATGCTCGAGAAGGAGCAgagatatttttcattttgatcgACTGTCAGCAGACTGAGACTGTGTTTCACACTGTTaatagcttgagcataagagacttCACAgtgtgcctccacagtgacatacttcctccaccaaggccacacctactccaatgaggACATACCTACTATTACTGACATCCCCTATGTGCTGTACATTGAAAAATGCATCAATGGAAAACATAACTATTCAAAAAACCACAGTTTTCACACTCATCACTTCAAAATGACCCTATGTGTACAACACTTACAAATCTACTCACCTCATGAAAGAAATCCATGGCAGACCAAAGAGTGATTGTACCAAAGCATAACCATGAGAATCCATGGGTTTACTCTGTTACTGATAGCAGTGTGGACTCAACCCTTACTTAAAGCACACCCCAATATGGGTGATTATCATGAAGCCAAAACCCTGGAGCTCAGTGCACAACTTACGGGCAGCCCAATACGGCATAGATATTAGCACTAAGAGTCTGGGTGGACCAGTGTCTCACTCTTTCTATAGAGCTGGGAAGGGCCACTGATGACTCTTGAATGTTTCACCTTTCCATGACAGAGAaagtttgtttactttctgaatCTCCTGAACATCTCAGCACTTACATTGAAGAAGGGATGTATCAGTTCAGAGAAAAGTGTTATACAAAGGACCCCAAAGAGGAGAAAATTGGAGACTCGCCTCTCAGGGATGAAGGagcatcattaaatattttctctgtgtatccctctGCAGGAAGTCATGACAAGCCTCCACTCTCTGCCTGCCCAAGCTATATTGTTCCTTTGGGAAAGCGTGTGGAACTTCGATGTGACTCTCATAGTTACTATTACACATTCAAGTTGTACAAAGAGCTTGGTAATCCTATCCCTCACATCCAGGGAAGACTATTCCAGAGGAAATTTGTCTTTGAACCTGTGACAACAGAATATGCAGGGACATACAGATGCTATGGATTTAATGATCATTACCCTTTTAAAATTTCAGCCAACAGTGACCCTGTGAAGATCATAATTTCAGGTTAGAGATGATGTTTTGAGTGCCTTTCATTCCCCCAAATCTCCCAACCCTGGAATTTTCAGAAACAGTGTTAGTAAGAGGTTTGGACATATAAAGGAGTATTCAACACAGAGAAATATGTAATGTTCTGggcataataaaatatacaacATCACACATTTTTCTAGTCCCTAAGGCTTCCCTTGTGTTAAATAAGTCAAGGAAAATTGGGCTGGAACTCAGATCTTAACCAGTTGATATCAGGATGCAAGAATATCCTGAATTATTTCAGGTCTGTAGAACTACAAGGATTGAtgtaacaaaaaaggaaaaattcagtTGTGGGCCAAAGAAATCATCATGAAGGAGACACCCTGTCACTAACTCTAAACATGGATGAAGGGTCCAAGTGCCAAGGAATGCATGGGGCTCTAGAAGCTGGAAGGTAAAAAAAATGGACACTTCTAGGGATTTCAGTAGTTACTGTCCCTGAAGAAACCTGATTTATGCCATTGGGCTTTTCAGAATTCTGATCTCCACAATACTGTATTCTTTTTAAGAATCAAATTTGTTGTAATTTGTTATGTTAGCAACTAGAAAATAATATAGGAACTCAAGTAAAAAGCAAATTAAGTCACAAAAAAGGCATGCTTTGAGATCAGTAAAACCAGGATGCTAATTCATCAATGTGTTGGAGGAAACAATGTTCATGATCCTGGATCAGAAATGCCTTATAGAGGTTTGAACCACAGTGAGTGCTAGAAGTCTTTCCCTCATAACTATGTTTAATACTAATTCCTTTATCCTACCAAGAATTATACTTAATCAGAAGTTGCATAAAGAAGACACATAAAGCAGCCTGGTGTGAAGCTTGCCATGTTTCCTGCACTTTCCAGGCTTAGAAAAAGACAATAGGGCCTATGGAAGTAGTACTCAAAAGACACATTCTCATTACAAGCCAGTGGGAAGATATTGTGCTAATCCCAGAGTCAATTAAGTGGGAAATGGACACAAAGATGGAGGAGGCTATGTCTAGAGTGGAAGCAGACAAAAACAAGTTCACTGGAGTATTGACAGGGAGAACAGACCAATTGAGGGGGAACCACATGTCTTCAAAGACAGAGATTTTGATCCGgttcatacaattttttttattcttagaaaTCTACAGGAAGCCTTTCCTCGTGGCCTTACAACCTCCCCTGGTGAATTTAGGAGAGAAGGTGACACTGGAGTGTCGATCAGAGATTGTGTTTGACACCTTCATTTTGACTtcacataaaaatggaacaatCAAAGACTCTCTCGAACTTACTGCAGAACATCATCATGGGGGTTCCCAAGCCAACTTCTCAATAGGTCCTGTGACACCTGATGATGCTGGGACATACAGATGTTATGGTACCTTCAATCACTCTCCATATGAGTGGTCTGAATCCAGTGACCCCATTGACATAAAGATCACAGGTAAGAGCATGTTACCTGCTCATCATTCTCTTtgtgatacagaaaaatattctataCACAAAAACTGTGCAAGGTCACCAGAAAAAGAGTGTAAATAATTTACATAAAGGCAATCTTGTTAATTGTTTTACTGGCatagacaatgaaaagaaatacagaagaacAGACCCTTGGTTATAACATAAAGCACAGGTACAGGGAAGTGCAAAGTagatataaacaaaaaatgacaatTAGGTGAGCATAATATGAACCAGAGAGAATGAAGACTCTCTACTGACATTCAGAAAATTACTGAATTCTACCTCTATAAGAATTCTACCAAAAGAGCAAGACAGATCATGTGTCTGACCTTAATTGGGCTGGTACTTAGTGAGTCTTTAAGCCTTCACACAGGTGGAACCCAGGAAGGGCTGAAAATTAGTAAACATAGAATGTGTGCTAAGAGAAAatctacagccgggcggtggtggtgcacgcctttaatcccagcactcgggaggcagaggcaggtggatctctgtgagttcgaggccagcctgggttaccaagtgagttccaggaaaggcgcaaagctacacagagaaaccctgtctcgaaaaaccaaaaaaaaaaaaaaaaaagagaaaatctacaaaaaaagacagaagccTACATGGAAACTTTGATAGTAGAGATGGAAAAATTATAGCAGctattaaatatttcaagaaagaGCTTGTCAGACACATGATATGTCTGGCTCTCTTGGTAGAAGACTTACAAAGGCAGAAGTGAAAAACAAATTCTGAACTAAGTGCTTAGGAAGCAGATGATAGATCACACTTGAGTAGTACACACACTAAGTGGAACAAGGGAGGAAAGATCACCATGGTCAATGTTCAAGAGAAATATAGAATTTGATGAAGtattatgtattttgaaaagAGAGATTAATTAACAGATATGTAAACGGATACAAGAATGAAAAATAGAATGACATTGGATTATAGATTTTTATTATACATAGGATGGCAAAGTTATAGGTCATGAAATTAGCAAgtgaccaaaaaagaaaaatttaataaagagggataagaaataaatgaaagacatatgacatggaggaggaaatgaggggaaTAAAGATATCAGCAATGCTGTacaagggaggaaagaaggaagaaaatgaacaaaaggagaTGTATGAGGATAATATAATGAAGACTGTTACTTGGtatgttaattaaaacaaaattaggaGTAACTCTAATTGAACTCATTTACTTGTAAAACAACTGGAAAAAAGTGAAAGTATAGAGAAGACCAATTAGAAAAATGAGTGTGTTTTGTGGAAGTTGAGGGGCAAGAAAGAAtaataacattaatatttttaatagtatccatctataaatatatgtaacaacaatttttaaaaacattaaatgatagaaatacattaaatgatatagttcaatttcaaaaattaagatatattttcaaaacaagcataaaaatatattatgcataTGAATATTTCATTATGAAGGTTATTGCTAGATAAAATTAATTATgctcataaaaacaaactttaaaagacCGATGGAAGGAACCAATGCCAATAGAGGCAGAAAATGTAAATGAGCAAAAATTGGCATAAAATATTTGAGTACCAGTGAGGTCATAGACTAAAGATGGTAACATAAAAATAGAGATaatgagagaaagaggggagaggagaaagggagtcatagagaagaggagaggtaagagacagagagagatcaaagaaatagaagcaggcagagggaacaCTGAGGAATGAATGAACACTGGTAactaactgtctctgcctcttttctctcAGGTTTATACAAGAAACCTTCTCTGTCAGCCCTGATGGAACCTGTGGTGATGTCAGGAGAAAACATGACCTTGacctgtttctctgaccttcagttTGACATGTTCCATCTGTCCATGGAAGGGGTACCCAAGGAACACGGGCTACCTTCAGTGAAGAGCCACAATGGAACATTCCAGGACAGCTTCCATATTGGTTCTGTGGTCCAGGCAGGGAACTATAGATGCTATGGCTCTTTCAGGAACTCTTCCCATCTGTGGTCAACCCCAAGTGACCCCTTGTACATTCTTGTCACAGGTAAGAAAACTTCATATATACCTCATATCTTGTGACTGATGAAATACTGAAGCCATGTCTCAGAATCCTCCAATCGATGATAGAGAGAAAGTAGCATTGGGAGCTACAAAGGACTGCTGTGAGTCCTAATGTCACGAGTGTGGAattaaacatatgtgtgtgtgtgtgtgtgtgtgtgtgtgtgtgtgttatatttatatatgtgtgtatacatatttgatgtgtatatatgtacatgtatgtatatatgtatgtgtatatatgacatgtgtacatatatgtgtgaatatgcatAGCTTTAgccatatatgtaacaataattttcaatgaaaaagaggctatcaattttaGAGTGGTGTAGGGATATGAGAAAACTTGGCGGAAGGGTtgctgggagggactggagagaggaaagggaggggaagggaaaaatTTATATTTCAACTGAAAACCTTTTGTAaaaaaacatggaatttgggaCTTGAAAACAGAATACAAAGTAGCAGACAGGGAGTCTCCCCAAAACTCCTTATATGACTTTGAATCCACACTGGGATATCTATATAGAGAAGCAGATATTTAAATGGATCTGGCCATTAGGGATGACTCATTAGGGATGAGGTTCATATCAGTTTGggcagagcagagatggagcagcCCTCCTGAACTCTTGCTCACATACATCTTCCCACAGCATTCCTATGAATCATCAAATATTGAAATCAGATTGAGAGAGCCAACACCTAGAAGCAAACCACTAAATATCACCCTATAACTCTACAGGCTCAGGactaagaggtggagtgggtggtggtcactgtccaaatttaaaaaactttcctTAATTGGGGAGAAGACAGCCTCTGATGaactttctccctcttctgtccccttCTCTAGTTAACTCAACAAGAAAATGCACTTCTTGCACAGAAGCATACTTCACAACCAGTGAGTAATTGATTCCTCTTCTCTATTGTGAAAACTTAGAGACCCAAAGCTCTTTGGATTATTTTGTCTCAGCTCATTCCTTACTCtgtgttatcatcatcatctcccCTCTCTGATTCTTGAACTCTTCAACATTAGAAGTTGTTTAGGAGCAGTTTGGGAAATTTAATGACTATACATCTCTAATTTCTGTACCTGAGACCTTggtgagagaaaagaagagtaaATTTTACTCCCTTCCCAGGATCAATGAAGTGCTCATTCTAAATCTGTTCCTCCTGGAGAGGAGGTGATGGGGCCTGAAGTAGGAAACAAGTGAGCAAAAGggaagattttatataaaaataatatttctgacAGATTAGACTTGACTTCACTTTTTCCATACAAGAGAATGAAATGTTTAGTTCAAGGTATTACAGAAGCAAAGCAGATCTAATGAGCACTGATCTCAATCTCAGATTTAGCTATTGAACACATGATTTGAACCTAGGGTCCTGCGGTTGTCTGCCACTTGCATGACACCAATATATTCCTGGATATGTGGACCTCTGCTGGAGCATAGTCAATTTACTAGTAGAAATTTACTACTACAATTTACTAGTACAGTTTCTCCTGAAACTGACACTCATACTCCCAACAGTCACCAATAGCCCATAGCCCCTTGGCTAGGGATGGGACCTCATGTCCACCTCCACTCTCCATGATGACATTTGGTCATGCTTGAACTTGCACTATTCTTGGGCCTGCTATCTCAACCTCCTGTGAAGTTCATTTTTCACCTGCCCTCAGTGTACAGAAGACAGCTTTCTATATTTAACCACAGCCTCTTTGCAATCTCTTCTTCCAGATCTTTCACAATGATGCTAAACATTTGGAGACCGATTTGAGATTTAAACATCTCATTTAGTGACATAATTCTATAGTCTCTTTATTTCCACAGCTTCCCCAGTTGTGGGTATCTTTATTAATCACCTTCTATCACAAATatagattcttctgttgagagttaAGAAATATAATCATATCTGGATATAATAATAATTCATTCGAAGTCCATTTGATACTGTTTCCATTGAGTAGGATATTACTACTGGGTTCTCCATCAAGACTCTTGTCATAAAGCAATATTTTATCAGTTATCTATTAATCAATAAATACTATGCAATCTGTCAAAATGAGGATACTGAGATATACCTCTTATTGGGTTCACATCTTTCTCCAGATAACCGCAGGAACCTGAATATGCTGATTGGACAGTCAGTGACCATGATCCTTGTCTTCCTTATCATCCTCATTTAttcttgttgctcttccaaaaaGAGTAAGTCTCAGGAACAAGCCAGTGAAAGTCATCTGAGTAgtgtgagaaaacaagaccagagaagtagaggtatgttttctaaatttataagaaaatactTTGACCAAGACAGGGAAACTAAGACAGAGCTTTCTAGAGAAAATCCTAGAAAAATCAGCCCCTGCTCTTCTCCACGGTTTTCAGACCCTCAAAGCATCTTCTGCATCTTTGCATCCAAAGCATACACTAATATCAAGGAGAAGGTTTAAcaacagtgagtgtgtgtgtgagagagagagaaagagagagagagagagagagagagagagagagagagagagagagagagagagagattgggaggcagggagagaaggaggaacagaaagatggagggagggagggagggagggagggagggagggagggagggagggaggaggacagaGAGTATATGCTGAAGAAAGAATTTCTAGGGTACAGCATTGTAGAAAATCTAATTATAATTTGCAGTGGGTGAGCAACCTTGGGTTTCACCATATCTCTCACTAGTACCTTGCATTTGAAATGAGAGTGCAGAAGGACTTTATTACATGGGTTTGATTAATTCTGTCTTCTAAAATGCAGCCATCATGGGTCAAGACTCTAAATTAGAGCAACACTGAACAGACAGGTAGGTCCTCGTGAGTCTTCTCTCTTCCATACAATCTAATATACCTTTATTCTCTGCAAGATTATGTGTACACAATATCAGTTAACGTTTACCTCTTTCTAGAATCCTGAAAGAGAAGAAGTGCAGGAGGTGACATACTTAAAATTTGatcagatgatcttcaaacaaaaattgacCACTCCCAATTCCCAGATTCCCAAGGAATTTTCCACAGATCCAAGTTTATACATGGATATCAGGAAATGTTAAGCTGAGATGAAAGATGTTCATCCCATGAGTTCTCAAAGAAAGTTCTGAGGAAGACCACAGTCCTTTCTCCAGTAAAGACCGATAGATGCAGTGAAACAAGAGCTGGAATGTGAAGACAGAGGTCTCTAACTTAGGGACCATGCTTCATTATTGTAATATGGTTCTGAAAGTGGCTTTCCTTTACTTACAAAGGCTATGGTCCTTGCAAACTACTCAACAGAAATCAAACTCTTTTGCTTAGTTCATGTGTCTCTATTTAATTTCACTCTGGCAGACCTCTATAACCTGACTGGCTCTAAGTTCTTGATGTACTTGAAGCTGTAACCATGTTGAGTATCTCACAATTGCAGATCAACAAGAGGCTCACCTCTTTATTAGTGTATGTTACTAATGTGTAATCATGTTATACAACATAATGGGTTTCaaaacaatttcatatatatCATATTCACACTCAGTAACCCAATCTTGTCTTTCTAACTCTGCTGTTAGAGTTATCACTCTGAAAGCCTATGCTTAACATTGGGTTTTACCATTTGCTGTACTGTGCACCCCAAATGCTGTTTGTCATGTCTTCTCTCACCAGAACCATCCTCATATTTCTTTAATAGTTCAATGTGTACATCCCCActatttaaacattttctaaGGTGTGGTTGAATAAAcacctcattctcttctttttcaattaCATTCCTGTTGAAAAGTTAGTTCCTCAGAATTGGAACATTGCCTTTTGGAAGAGAAATAATTAAGGGACCAGAACTAAACTAAACTTGAAAAGGCTCAGAAAGATTCTGAAACATACGGAATTCACAAGGGTCCTCCCGAACTTCATATGAGTAATAACAAAAGCTGAGAAGACCCTCCAGTTAACCAAGCTACACAATATGCAGGGATGCAGGTTTCCTTTATCTTCACCCACACTGACATTGGTTTTTGGGGGTGCACCAAATTTTGTGTCACCCATGTTCCCATAAGTATCTCTTAATACATTGGGATGGCTAATGTCACATTGACGGCTAACTATGTGTTTAAAAGTTGAAAATTTCTGTGATTAAGATAACTAGATATCGGGGTTGGGgtttagctctgtggtagagcgcttg
The nucleotide sequence above comes from Peromyscus maniculatus bairdii isolate BWxNUB_F1_BW_parent chromosome 1, HU_Pman_BW_mat_3.1, whole genome shotgun sequence. Encoded proteins:
- the LOC102919790 gene encoding killer cell immunoglobulin-like receptor 3DL1, which translates into the protein MTEKVCLLSESPEHLSTYIEEGMYQFREKCYTKDPKEEKIGDSPLRDEGASLNIFSVYPSAGSHDKPPLSACPSYIVPLGKRVELRCDSHSYYYTFKLYKELGNPIPHIQGRLFQRKFVFEPVTTEYAGTYRCYGFNDHYPFKISANSDPVKIIISEIYRKPFLVALQPPLVNLGEKVTLECRSEIVFDTFILTSHKNGTIKDSLELTAEHHHGGSQANFSIGPVTPDDAGTYRCYGTFNHSPYEWSESSDPIDIKITGLYKKPSLSALMEPVVMSGENMTLTCFSDLQFDMFHLSMEGVPKEHGLPSVKSHNGTFQDSFHIGSVVQAGNYRCYGSFRNSSHLWSTPSDPLYILVTGNCPQCTEDNNRRNLNMLIGQSVTMILVFLIILIYSCCSSKKSKSQEQASESHLSSNPEREEVQEVTYLKFDQMIFKQKLTTPNSQIPKEFSTDPSLYMDIRKC